In Aedes albopictus strain Foshan chromosome 3, AalbF5, whole genome shotgun sequence, the genomic window CCACCAACGACCCACCCTAATTCCGTCTCAGCCAGTGTCAGCTCGTTACGGCCGATCTTGTGACGGCCTTTCATGATGAGATCAAAGAAAATTTCGTTCCCAATGATGAGATCAATCTCTCCTGGGGTTTGGAACTTAGGGTCGGCCAGCTGCAAGCCAGATGGCAGGGGCCAGGATCGAGTGTCAATTTCAACCACGGGCAGATTCGACGTGATTCGTTTAACGACCAGGAAATCTAAAACGAATGAGGCAAAGGAATTAACGCAAGAAATGATCTTAGTGGATAACATATACTCAACTCGGGTTTGTATGTCGTTCAGTCCACATACTGGCAAGTTCACGCGATTCATCTTGAGGTTCAGTCTGCTTGCTAGCTTCTCGGTGATTATGTTGCTGTCGGACCCCGAGTCCAATAGCGCACGGCATCTGATAGTGGTACCGCCATGACCGACCACCATCACTATCGCCGTTGAGAGTAGTACTTGGCGTTTGGAACTTCCGACGTTGGCACACAGGGATACCGCGTTATTCTGCTGCTCAGGAACTTTTGCTTCGCCACCGGCTGGGGCCGGGGGTACCGTTTGATGTTTCGCTTCGTCGACCTTTTCGGGAGCTGGAGGGGCACGAGTATCGCTGGCGTGCAGAAGACTGTGGTGTTTGCGGCCACAACCCTGCACCTTACAACGAGCTTCAGATTGGCATTCATTCACCCGATGTTTCGCCTTCATACAGTTGAAGCACAAGTTTGCTTTGGTGGCAACGGACTTGCGCTCCGTGACAGTCATGTTTTTGAACGTTGAGCACCGGAAGATAGGGTGATCCTCCTTGCAGCAGGCACACACTTCCATCGAGGTTTGCACGAATGACTTGAGTTGGGGTTGCGACTTCTGTCCAACCACTTGGCGTTGCTTGCTGGAGCCCGCAGTTGATTGCTGCGCCGGCTGCTGGAACCGACTTGTGCGCTGCAAAACACGACCACGCTCTCGAAGAAACTCCATAAACTCGACGTAGTCTGGCAATTCACCGCTACCGAGCTTCAATTCCCATTGTTCCTGGGTCTCCCTGTCGAGTTTCTTGTAGATCACATTGACGAATACTAGCTCTGCCAGGCCTCCAACTGGATACCCGTGACCAGTCAATGCTTCGCTGTGCTTGGCACAAATCTAGACCAACTTGGTGATGGACTTACCGCGAGTCTCCTTCGTGATTTTCGGGCAATCCAGGATGGCATCGATGTGGGTATCGAGTATCAATCGTTTGTCTTCGTAGGCGTCTTCCAAGATCCTCCAGGCAGCATCGTAGTCATTGTTATTTACAATGTCCTGGTCGATCTTGTCCTTAGCGTCACCGGTGAGTGCGTTCCGCAGGTGTAGAATCTTCATGGCCGGGGTCTCGTGGGTATACCGCGACATGATACTCTGGAACAGATTCTTAAAACTGTACCAGTTCTCTGGATCGCCGTTGAACGTAGGAAATGGAGCCTGCAGGTGTGGAACTGATGCAGGGGCTTGAACGTACACCGACGGTTGTCCGGTTGTGGTAGCTGCAGACACGGTCGGCACACTAGCTTGTTTGTGAGCTCTGTCTTGGCAATCTTTCCTTGTAGCTTGACGTACACCGCATTGTGGAGTTTTTCGAATGATGTGTACTCCACTCGTTGTGCTACTCGCTCGTCCTTTGAGAGCAGCAGCGAAATGTCAGAGTACGTTTTTTCGTACTCGTCCGCACTCCGGCGTAGGTTTTCCTCGAACAGCTTCAGCAAATGGATGCTCACCGATTCCGCGTTCAACGAATCATTCATCCGCATCAATTTATCGACGAGCATGTCCCGCCGATCCAACAGCGATTCCAAATTCCGCTCCATAATGCGGCTCTTCTCCTTCGCTTCTTTTTCTGCTTTCTGTTGAGCGATGGATTTGACTACACTGCTGGTGGATCCTGACAAGGTATCCAAAATGTTTCTTCGCGGGATCGTTTTCGAGTGCGCTCCACGGGGCGTCTCCGAATCACTCATTCGTCACACTTTTCTGTTTGCCTCTTCTACGGCCGTTTCTTCGTTTTTcgctttgtttttgtttttgtaaacACCGTTCCCGCTGCGGCGACGACTGAACCGATTCAACCGGTTCGCTCGCAGGATGACAACCACTTGTACGTTTGCTTCTGGTGCCACGGGCACACACACTATTTCAGTACGAATGCACTGCCACTTGCGCGCGTTGTTGTCACGGACACACTCGCGGCGCATACGTCATCAGCACACTTTTTCGATCGCAAAGATGACTGACACTGCTTCTGTGCTACGAGCACACACACGCAACTATTTCTTCAGCCAAAATGGCGTCTGATTGCTTTTCGTGCCACGGGCACACACTTCAGGCGGTGTTTTTCGAAGATGGTTAATTGCTTCCGTGCCACGGGCACACACTTGGTGGCGAAACGCCGACCGAAAATTCTTCGCCAGCTGAGGCAATTTCTTCAACTGGTCGTTTCACAGTATGGTGGCTGTTTCGAACCGCCGACGGCAAAGTTTCACGAATGTTCACTTTTTTCGGAACTAGCACCGAGCTAATCGCGTTCCGACATGGACCGGGAACCACTCCAAATTCTCCGAAGATCCGGGAGAACGGACCTAAAAATGTTCCTCGATAGCTCAAATACAAAAACTGTTTCGGCAGAAAATGGATGGTTCTGGACGGGAGAATCAAACACGCGCGTCTACTCGTTACAAAGTATCGGTTTATTCTAACTTCCTTTCCTTTTACAGTGATGCCAGATGGGCGAATGGGGTTTGAAATATAACAGTTGTCAAGAAAATCGAAATAAAGAAATTTGAAATCAAGGCAATATGTCTACTAACTAGTTACTGCGCAGTGCGCCCAAAcactataacaaattgataactcattttgttattgataacaaaatgaaaccAAAATAAGTttaaacttgttttgtttgatacgatatTATCAGAATATGGCACCTTTTAATGGCGTAGTATTATCGATTCTAACACtaacatttcatcaacagtcatttctaacttggAGCCTAAACGAAGAAaagttgtatggaaatcggatatgatatcctcatagatatgcagcataactataccatgattcaactaaaagattaatgatggacattgaagagacaaagaaaagtaaatttggagtcaaaggacaactgcccttaaccttcccggataaaaactaaccatagggtgtatggtgaaaaccatttttgcaccatacagtgtaccagctacaataaagtgtattgtgatgaaatggttcgctatactatacatttacattggatttttatgtaacaatatattattctgtttttcttacgtttgaaccattcacttttccgaaacattatttttccgtgaatttttaattatttctggtgttcgatttgaataggtcgtatgtttgctgtgattcatatgcagattcgacctattcaaatcgaa contains:
- the LOC115266428 gene encoding uncharacterized protein LOC115266428 codes for the protein MSDSETPRGAHSKTIPRRNILDTLSGSTSSVVKSIAQQKAEKEAKEKSRIMERNLESLLDRRDMLVDKLMRMNDSLNAESVSIHLLKLFEENLRRSADEYEKTYSDISLLLSKDERVAQRVEYTSFEKLHNAVYVKLQGKIAKTELTNKLVCRPCLQLPQPDNQNWYSFKNLFQSIMSRYTHETPAMKILHLRNALTGDAKDKIDQDIVNNNDYDAAWRILEDAYEDKRLILDTHIDAILDCPKITKETRVGGLAELVFVNVIYKKLDRETQEQWELKLGSGELPDYVEFMEFLRERGRVLQRTSRFQQPAQQSTAGSSKQRQVVGQKSQPQLKSFVQTSMEVCACCKEDHPIFRCSTFKNMTVTERKSVATKANLCFNCMKAKHRVNECQSEARCKVQGCGRKHHSLLHASDTRAPPAPEKVDEAKHQTVPPAPAGGEAKVPEQQNNAVSLCANVGSSKRQVLLSTAIVMVVGHGGTTIRCRALLDSGSDSNIITEKLASRLNLKMNRVNLPVCGLNDIQTRVEYMLSTKIISCVNSFASFVLDFLVVKRITSNLPVVEIDTRSWPLPSGLQLADPKFQTPGEIDLIIGNEIFFDLIMKGRHKIGRNELTLAETELGWVVGGSMPTRKAKPCPRVCQLNRYEEELNKTMLKFWEIESVHPESNLTAAEAAVEEHFKSTHTRDDEGRYIVRLPFNHLQGQLGDSFNNARKRLDKLVIALARNPTKRVEYSAFLAEYLALGHMKEVQSVSDDYGGYYIPHHAVHKTSSSTTKTRVVFDASAKTTTDLSLNDTLSVGPTVQNDLFSIILKFCTHQVVLTADIPKMYRQVKLHTDDCKYQRILWLDDDSKLKVYELQTVTYGVASSLHHATRVLVQLATDEGKEFPLASKVIIEDSYIDDFLTGGSSTTEAIRIYEELSELLRRGGFGVHKFC